A window of Paenibacillus sp. 19GGS1-52 contains these coding sequences:
- a CDS encoding adenosylhomocysteinase yields MSSLSKQNSIVADMSLASEGHLKIDWVRQHMPVLNRIREQFEVEQPFKGLKVSITLHLEAKTAYLAKVVQAGGAEVTITGSNPLSTQDDVCAALVEDGITVFAKYNPSPEEFKALNIRALECKPDLIIDDGGDFATLLHSERPDLMVNIRGGAEETTTGIIRLKALHKQGMLKFPMVAVNDAYCKYLFDNRYGTGQSAWDGIVRTTNLIVAGKTVVVVGYGWCGKGVAMRAKGLGAKVIVTEVDAIKAVEAHMDGFHVMPILEAAKLGDFFVTVTGNRYVIRGEHYDVMKDGAILCNAGHFDVEVNKPELSERSVSKRTVRKNIEEYQLRDGRKIYLLAEGRLVNLGAADGHPAEIMDTTFALQALSLKYVNDNYKTIGVKVENVPYDLDEQIARYKLESLGVGIDSLTPAQVEYLDSWNLSD; encoded by the coding sequence ATGAGTTCTTTATCCAAGCAAAACAGCATTGTGGCTGATATGTCACTCGCTTCTGAGGGACATTTAAAGATCGACTGGGTTCGCCAGCATATGCCAGTCCTGAACCGTATTCGGGAGCAGTTTGAAGTGGAACAGCCATTCAAAGGTCTCAAGGTATCGATTACACTTCATCTGGAAGCAAAAACAGCTTATTTGGCGAAGGTGGTCCAAGCTGGTGGTGCCGAAGTAACAATTACAGGCTCCAACCCGCTATCCACGCAAGATGATGTGTGTGCGGCGCTTGTAGAGGACGGGATTACGGTTTTTGCCAAATACAATCCTTCTCCTGAAGAGTTCAAAGCCCTAAACATCAGAGCGCTTGAATGCAAACCTGATCTGATTATTGATGATGGTGGAGATTTTGCAACTTTGCTGCATTCGGAGCGTCCTGATTTGATGGTGAATATTCGCGGTGGTGCAGAGGAAACGACAACAGGTATTATCCGGCTTAAAGCACTTCACAAGCAGGGGATGCTGAAGTTCCCGATGGTAGCTGTTAATGATGCATACTGCAAATATTTGTTCGATAACCGTTATGGTACAGGCCAATCCGCATGGGATGGAATCGTGCGTACAACGAATCTTATCGTAGCAGGCAAAACAGTAGTTGTTGTAGGATACGGCTGGTGCGGTAAAGGGGTAGCCATGCGGGCCAAGGGTCTTGGTGCAAAGGTTATTGTTACTGAAGTAGACGCAATTAAGGCTGTCGAAGCTCATATGGATGGCTTTCATGTGATGCCAATCCTAGAGGCGGCGAAGCTTGGTGACTTTTTCGTTACGGTAACAGGCAATCGTTATGTAATCCGCGGTGAGCATTATGATGTCATGAAGGACGGAGCGATCCTCTGTAACGCCGGACATTTTGATGTAGAGGTGAACAAGCCTGAGCTATCTGAAAGATCGGTATCTAAGCGTACGGTTCGTAAAAATATCGAGGAGTACCAGCTACGTGATGGACGCAAGATTTACCTCCTAGCCGAAGGTCGACTCGTGAATTTGGGTGCAGCCGATGGGCATCCTGCGGAAATTATGGACACCACCTTTGCCTTGCAGGCGTTGTCGCTTAAATATGTGAATGATAACTATAAGACTATTGGTGTCAAAGTTGAGAATGTGCCTTATGATCTGGATGAGCAGATAGCGCGCTACAAGCTGGAAAGTCTGGGCGTTGGTATCGACAGCCTGACGCCTGCACAGGTTGAATATCTGGACAGCTGGAATCTGAGCGACTGA
- a CDS encoding ABC transporter permease produces the protein MARYIGNKLFYTLVSLFVLISATFFLMKAIPGDPFTSEKKIPDEIRQRLYEQYGLDKPVSVQYVKYLGNIARGDFGVSMKRLNQDVSHIIGQTFSASLKLGIVAIIFSVIVGVLLGMLAALYHRKFLDTAAMVVAVLGIAVPSFVVASVLQYFLSYKWGLLPVSGFKTPLHYVLPVFALSAQPIAFIARLTRSSMLEVLHADYIKTAKAKGLSWFAILSRHVLRNGILPVVTYMGPMTANIVTGSVVIEQIFGIGGIGKQFVEAIGVRDYPIIMGITIFYGILLMLARLITDIAYVFIDPRIKLSNGKEG, from the coding sequence ATGGCACGTTATATTGGAAACAAGTTGTTTTATACTCTCGTATCGTTGTTTGTGTTGATTTCTGCTACATTTTTCCTTATGAAAGCTATTCCGGGTGATCCATTCACATCGGAGAAGAAAATACCTGATGAAATTCGTCAACGGCTTTATGAGCAGTATGGATTGGACAAGCCCGTTTCTGTTCAGTATGTAAAATATTTAGGTAACATCGCTAGAGGTGATTTTGGAGTGTCCATGAAACGTTTGAATCAGGACGTATCTCACATCATCGGGCAGACGTTCTCCGCTTCACTGAAGCTGGGTATCGTAGCCATCATTTTTTCGGTCATAGTTGGTGTTCTGCTGGGTATGCTGGCTGCACTCTATCATCGTAAATTTTTGGATACTGCTGCAATGGTCGTCGCGGTGTTAGGGATCGCGGTCCCGAGTTTTGTGGTTGCGTCAGTCTTACAATACTTTCTGTCTTATAAGTGGGGGCTTCTCCCCGTATCAGGCTTTAAAACACCGCTGCACTATGTGCTGCCGGTCTTTGCACTCTCAGCACAGCCTATAGCTTTTATTGCGCGTTTGACCCGCTCAAGTATGCTTGAGGTGCTGCATGCTGATTACATCAAGACTGCAAAGGCAAAAGGTTTAAGCTGGTTTGCTATTTTATCTAGACATGTACTGCGTAATGGGATTTTGCCTGTAGTAACTTATATGGGACCTATGACCGCTAACATTGTAACTGGTTCTGTAGTTATCGAGCAGATTTTTGGTATCGGTGGTATTGGTAAACAGTTCGTGGAAGCAATCGGTGTTCGTGATTATCCTATCATTATGGGGATCACTATCTTCTACGGTATTTTACTTATGCTGGCACGTCTCATAACAGATATCGCTTATGTCTTTATAGATCCACGCATTAAACTATCCAATGGAAAGGAGGGCTAA
- the bshC gene encoding bacillithiol biosynthesis cysteine-adding enzyme BshC, whose protein sequence is MNVVPEPLPGGSALARDYISNYEKVGHLYGGDFRNVESRVKRAEWLDKSEGFRADRAQVTDYLRTYNQQHNSHDAVMASLRLLAQPGTLVITGGQQSGLFTGPLLVVYKAMTTILAAKEAGERLGRPVVPLFWIAGEDHDWDEVNHTYVLNRAQEISRIKIEKSVEVRASVSDLKIEAESWLQSVEQLDGLLQESEFKPQIMEFVRESSLDASNMTDAFAKLMGSLFGKFGLILLDSADPALRRLEQPMFSSLITQNDELEAAYLSAASDITASGYELQADVTPGNANLFYIHEGARLLLHKKDGLFTDRKGVVSFSREELLDILNDHPERFSNNVLTRPLMQDYVLPVLATVLGQGELSYWAIPRQAFETIGGQMPLIIPRMSFTLVEGTLHKHMDKYQLTFADVHQGLHDKRQQWLATQDKLELGRRFEETKATFLAMYEPLIEQLGSIQSGLLKLGNNNKDKIIDQISFLEGKAQDAMEKQNEAALRQWERIEQSLMPLGKLQERVYNIMYYMNRYGPDWLDELMTIPADYSGTHRMIYM, encoded by the coding sequence ATGAATGTTGTACCGGAACCGCTCCCGGGCGGATCTGCGCTCGCACGCGACTATATAAGCAATTACGAAAAGGTAGGACATTTGTACGGTGGTGACTTCCGTAATGTGGAGAGCAGAGTGAAACGGGCGGAGTGGCTTGATAAAAGTGAGGGCTTCCGCGCTGATCGAGCACAGGTTACCGATTACTTACGGACCTATAACCAACAACACAATTCCCATGACGCGGTCATGGCTTCGCTTAGACTGCTTGCGCAGCCAGGCACACTTGTGATTACCGGTGGCCAGCAAAGTGGCTTGTTCACAGGCCCGCTGCTGGTTGTATATAAGGCAATGACAACGATCCTGGCAGCAAAAGAAGCGGGAGAACGGCTTGGACGGCCGGTCGTGCCGCTCTTTTGGATCGCCGGAGAAGATCATGACTGGGATGAGGTTAATCATACGTATGTATTGAACCGTGCTCAGGAGATATCGAGAATTAAGATTGAGAAATCCGTGGAGGTTCGAGCTTCAGTTAGCGATCTTAAGATCGAGGCTGAAAGCTGGTTGCAGTCAGTGGAACAACTGGATGGCTTGCTGCAGGAGAGTGAGTTCAAACCGCAGATTATGGAGTTTGTGCGAGAATCTTCGCTTGATGCCAGCAATATGACGGACGCTTTTGCCAAGCTAATGGGTTCATTATTTGGTAAATTCGGTCTGATTTTGCTTGATTCTGCTGACCCTGCCCTTCGTAGACTGGAGCAGCCCATGTTCTCCTCGCTGATTACGCAGAATGATGAATTGGAGGCAGCCTACCTGAGTGCAGCATCTGATATCACTGCAAGTGGGTATGAGCTGCAGGCGGATGTGACCCCAGGCAACGCTAACCTCTTTTATATTCATGAGGGTGCTCGGCTTTTGCTCCATAAAAAAGATGGTCTCTTTACTGACCGTAAAGGTGTAGTTTCTTTTTCCCGTGAGGAATTACTGGATATCCTGAACGACCACCCGGAACGTTTCAGCAATAATGTGCTAACGCGCCCATTGATGCAGGATTATGTGCTGCCCGTTCTGGCAACCGTACTCGGTCAAGGTGAGTTGTCGTATTGGGCGATCCCCCGGCAAGCGTTTGAGACCATCGGTGGCCAGATGCCGCTTATTATACCTCGTATGTCTTTTACGCTGGTAGAGGGCACACTTCATAAACACATGGACAAGTACCAGCTAACCTTTGCAGATGTCCATCAGGGCTTGCATGATAAAAGACAGCAATGGCTTGCCACTCAGGACAAGCTAGAGTTGGGACGCCGGTTTGAGGAGACCAAAGCAACCTTCTTGGCCATGTATGAGCCACTGATTGAACAGCTTGGGTCCATTCAGTCCGGATTGCTTAAGCTGGGGAATAACAACAAAGATAAGATTATCGATCAGATCTCTTTTCTGGAAGGAAAAGCCCAAGATGCCATGGAGAAGCAGAATGAAGCTGCGCTTCGCCAATGGGAACGGATTGAGCAATCGCTAATGCCACTGGGTAAATTGCAGGAAAGAGTTTACAATATCATGTATTATATGAACCGCTACGGTCCGGATTGGCTGGACGAGCTTATGACAATTCCCGCAGATTACAGCGGAACACACCGCATGATCTATATGTAA
- a CDS encoding ABC transporter ATP-binding protein yields the protein MEPILQVKDLHVSFFVKGGEVQAVRGMNFEIGKGETVAIVGESGSGKSVTAQSIMRLIPSPPSKVKQGEIFFQGQNLLDISMKQMESIRGKDIGMIFQDPMTSLNPTIRVGKQITEVLIKHQKMSAAEAKKQGIEMLNLVGIKNAEARFNQYPHEFSGGMRQRVMIAIALACRPALLIADEPTTALDVTIQAQIMDVMKEMQQRLGTSIILITHDLGVVAGMCDRVIVMYAGEVVETGTSWEIFKDPQHPYTKGLLRSMPRLDQKKGEPLIPIIGTPPDLIKPPIGCPFTARCGEAMHVCEQIDPGATEFSDTHMARCWNLHSMAKEVQYS from the coding sequence ATGGAACCCATTTTACAAGTTAAGGATTTGCATGTTTCTTTTTTCGTAAAAGGTGGAGAGGTACAAGCTGTCCGCGGTATGAATTTTGAAATTGGCAAAGGCGAAACGGTTGCCATCGTCGGCGAGTCCGGCAGCGGCAAAAGTGTGACTGCACAATCGATAATGCGGCTGATCCCTTCACCTCCTTCTAAAGTGAAACAAGGAGAAATTTTTTTTCAAGGACAGAATCTGCTCGACATCAGTATGAAACAAATGGAATCTATTCGCGGCAAGGATATTGGCATGATCTTTCAAGACCCGATGACTTCTTTGAACCCAACCATCAGAGTGGGTAAACAGATAACCGAAGTTTTGATCAAACATCAGAAAATGTCAGCGGCCGAAGCGAAAAAGCAAGGTATCGAGATGCTGAATTTAGTTGGCATTAAAAATGCGGAGGCTCGCTTTAACCAATATCCTCACGAATTCTCCGGTGGTATGCGCCAGCGTGTAATGATTGCCATTGCACTTGCTTGCCGCCCGGCTCTACTCATTGCAGACGAGCCGACAACGGCGCTTGATGTAACAATTCAAGCGCAAATCATGGACGTGATGAAAGAGATGCAGCAAAGACTGGGTACCTCCATCATTTTAATTACACATGATCTTGGTGTCGTTGCTGGCATGTGTGACCGGGTTATCGTGATGTATGCAGGTGAAGTGGTCGAAACGGGTACAAGTTGGGAAATCTTCAAAGACCCACAACATCCCTACACCAAAGGCCTGCTGCGTTCGATGCCTCGTCTGGACCAAAAAAAGGGAGAGCCGCTCATTCCGATTATTGGCACTCCCCCGGATCTAATCAAGCCGCCGATCGGCTGTCCGTTCACCGCACGCTGCGGAGAAGCTATGCATGTCTGTGAACAAATTGATCCCGGCGCAACAGAGTTCAGCGATACGCATATGGCCCGCTGCTGGAATCTGCATTCGATGGCCAAGGAGGTGCAGTACTCTTGA
- the mraZ gene encoding division/cell wall cluster transcriptional repressor MraZ, whose protein sequence is MFMGEYQHSIDDKGRIIIPAKFRELLGTSFVATRGLDSCLFVYPMDEWEIMEQKLKKLSLMKSDARAFSRFFFSGATECMWDKQGRVNLPSNLRQYAKLDKDCIILGVSNRVEIWNKELWEQYFEQSEESFNEIAEKLVDFNFDL, encoded by the coding sequence ATGTTCATGGGTGAGTACCAACATAGCATTGACGACAAAGGCCGAATCATTATTCCGGCTAAATTTCGTGAATTGCTCGGAACCTCCTTTGTAGCGACCCGCGGCCTGGACTCCTGCTTATTTGTTTATCCTATGGATGAATGGGAAATCATGGAGCAGAAGCTCAAGAAACTTTCGTTAATGAAATCGGATGCTAGGGCATTCAGCCGCTTTTTTTTCTCGGGAGCGACGGAATGTATGTGGGACAAGCAGGGAAGGGTAAATCTGCCGAGTAATTTACGGCAGTATGCTAAGCTGGATAAGGACTGTATTATTCTAGGCGTTTCGAACCGGGTGGAGATCTGGAACAAGGAGCTATGGGAACAGTACTTCGAACAGTCAGAGGAATCGTTCAACGAAATCGCCGAGAAATTGGTTGATTTTAATTTTGATTTATAA
- a CDS encoding peptide ABC transporter substrate-binding protein produces the protein MKKSKSLLLMFALVLVISTALAGCGGNNTNNGSNANTGNTANTGNTADTGNTATDEKLAADQTLRINLSSEPPTFDPAQAQDSQANTVLKTMYEGLTKMNDETGQAEPGVAEKWEVSADGLVYTFHLRDSKWSNGDPVTANDFVFAWNRVLDPKAAPAAPYAYQLYYLKNGEKYNSGKDATVKDFSQVGAKAIDDKTLEVTLENPTPYFLGLLSFYTYYPVHKSVEGNAKWATSKDTMIVNGPFTLTDWITGQSLEVTKNDNYYDKDNIKLNKIEFTLVNSGATELLSYKSGELDRAGGPNGEIPTEQLPVVSKELPNEFQRKGISTVYYYEFNVTEKPFDNAKIRKALAMTIDRQALIDNVTLGGQLPAFGFVPPGIAGAADEYRNEVKDSGYFTEDVEQAKTLLAEGLKEEGLDKLPPVTLSYNTSEGHKKIALAIGDMWKTKLGIDVKLENQEWAVFIENRQHLNYQVARAGWSADYNDPMTFLDMWVTGGGNNTTGYANPAYDKLISEAKASGDNKVRNEKFAAAEKILIQDDMVIIPIYYYTNNSLVKEYLKGITLDFSGAVNLTKAYLLEH, from the coding sequence ATGAAGAAAAGTAAGAGTTTATTGCTCATGTTTGCACTGGTTCTCGTGATCAGCACTGCACTTGCAGGCTGTGGCGGAAACAATACAAACAATGGCAGCAATGCTAACACGGGCAACACAGCTAATACAGGAAACACTGCCGACACTGGTAACACAGCTACTGACGAAAAGCTGGCTGCTGACCAAACGCTTAGAATTAACCTGTCCTCAGAGCCTCCAACATTTGACCCGGCTCAAGCACAAGACAGCCAAGCTAACACTGTTTTGAAAACAATGTATGAAGGCTTGACAAAAATGAATGATGAAACTGGTCAAGCTGAACCAGGCGTTGCTGAGAAATGGGAAGTTTCCGCTGATGGTTTGGTATACACCTTCCATTTACGTGATTCCAAATGGAGCAATGGCGACCCAGTAACAGCAAATGACTTTGTATTTGCTTGGAATCGTGTACTTGATCCTAAAGCAGCACCAGCAGCACCATATGCTTATCAATTGTACTACTTGAAGAATGGTGAGAAATATAACAGTGGTAAAGATGCAACAGTTAAGGATTTCAGTCAAGTAGGCGCAAAAGCTATTGACGACAAAACACTTGAAGTTACTCTTGAGAATCCAACTCCTTACTTCCTTGGATTGCTTTCTTTCTACACTTACTACCCTGTACACAAATCGGTAGAGGGTAACGCTAAATGGGCAACAAGCAAAGATACTATGATTGTTAACGGACCATTTACACTTACAGATTGGATTACCGGTCAATCCCTTGAAGTAACTAAGAATGATAATTACTACGACAAAGATAATATCAAATTGAATAAAATTGAGTTCACACTGGTTAACAGTGGTGCAACCGAATTGCTGAGTTATAAGAGTGGAGAACTTGATCGTGCCGGTGGCCCTAACGGTGAAATTCCTACCGAACAATTGCCAGTTGTATCGAAAGAGCTTCCTAATGAGTTCCAAAGAAAAGGTATCTCCACAGTTTACTACTATGAATTTAATGTAACTGAGAAACCTTTTGACAATGCTAAGATTCGTAAAGCTTTGGCTATGACAATTGATCGCCAAGCCCTGATTGACAATGTTACTCTGGGTGGACAATTGCCTGCATTTGGTTTCGTACCTCCAGGTATTGCTGGCGCTGCAGACGAATATCGCAATGAAGTGAAAGACAGCGGCTACTTCACTGAAGATGTAGAACAAGCTAAAACATTGCTGGCAGAAGGTCTGAAAGAAGAAGGCCTAGATAAATTGCCACCAGTTACTTTGTCTTACAACACAAGTGAAGGTCACAAAAAGATTGCTTTGGCAATCGGTGACATGTGGAAAACAAAATTGGGTATTGATGTGAAACTTGAGAATCAAGAATGGGCTGTATTTATTGAAAATCGCCAGCACCTGAACTACCAAGTAGCACGTGCTGGTTGGTCTGCAGATTATAACGATCCAATGACTTTCCTTGATATGTGGGTAACAGGTGGTGGTAACAACACTACTGGTTACGCTAACCCTGCTTATGACAAACTGATCAGCGAAGCAAAAGCAAGCGGCGATAACAAAGTACGTAATGAGAAATTCGCTGCAGCAGAAAAAATATTGATTCAGGATGATATGGTTATCATTCCAATCTACTACTACACCAACAACTCTTTGGTTAAGGAATATCTTAAAGGTATCACCCTTGATTTCAGTGGTGCAGTTAACTTGACTAAAGCTTACTTGCTGGAACACTAA
- the rsmH gene encoding 16S rRNA (cytosine(1402)-N(4))-methyltransferase RsmH, with the protein MFHHITVLKEEATEGLNIKKDGIYVDCTLGGAGHSSLIASKLSGEGRLICLDQDEWALDNARVRLAEYGDKVVLIKTNFRDLESVLKELPFVPQVDGIPQVDGILYDLGVSSPQFDEGERGFSYNHDAPLDMRMDQSASLTAADIINTWSEKEIARVLFQYGEEKFSRRIAKKIVDRRAEQPVKGTGELAELIKEGIPAAARRTGGHPAKRSFQALRIAVNDELGAFEEGLHEAVRCLAPGGRVSVITFHSLEDRICKQILSSYLSRCTCPTDFPFCVCGAVGTLKLINRKPFMPSEEELELNPRARSAKLRIAEKL; encoded by the coding sequence TTGTTTCACCACATCACGGTGCTTAAGGAAGAAGCGACAGAAGGGCTTAACATCAAGAAAGACGGTATTTATGTGGACTGCACGCTCGGAGGAGCGGGACACAGTTCGCTTATTGCTTCTAAGCTCAGCGGTGAAGGCCGACTGATCTGTCTGGATCAAGATGAATGGGCTTTGGATAATGCAAGAGTCAGGCTGGCTGAGTATGGCGACAAGGTGGTCTTGATTAAGACCAACTTCAGAGATCTTGAAAGTGTGCTTAAGGAGTTGCCTTTTGTTCCTCAAGTGGATGGCATTCCCCAAGTAGATGGAATACTCTATGATCTTGGCGTTTCGTCACCTCAGTTTGATGAAGGAGAAAGAGGCTTCAGCTACAATCATGATGCTCCGCTGGATATGCGGATGGATCAGTCGGCGTCATTAACTGCAGCGGATATCATTAATACCTGGTCCGAGAAGGAAATTGCCCGTGTGCTTTTCCAATATGGAGAAGAGAAGTTCTCACGGCGGATCGCCAAGAAAATTGTGGATCGAAGAGCCGAACAGCCTGTCAAGGGGACAGGGGAATTGGCTGAGCTTATCAAGGAGGGCATCCCGGCAGCCGCACGAAGAACGGGAGGGCATCCCGCCAAACGCAGCTTTCAGGCTTTGCGAATTGCTGTTAATGATGAGCTGGGAGCTTTTGAGGAAGGGTTGCATGAAGCTGTGCGCTGTCTGGCGCCCGGTGGAAGAGTATCAGTGATTACATTTCATTCGCTGGAAGATCGGATTTGCAAGCAGATTCTAAGCAGCTATTTAAGCCGCTGTACTTGTCCGACTGATTTTCCATTTTGCGTATGTGGTGCTGTAGGAACGCTTAAGTTGATTAACCGCAAACCGTTTATGCCTTCTGAGGAAGAGTTGGAACTTAACCCACGTGCCCGTTCAGCTAAGCTGCGCATTGCAGAGAAATTGTAA
- a CDS encoding ATP-binding cassette domain-containing protein, translating to MSKNLIEVEGLKKYFNVGKGRVLKAVDNISFSIREGETLGMVGESGCGKTTAGRTVLRLYEPTAGSVKYNGVDIFKLPTGKMKAMRRDMQMIFQDPYASLNPRFTVQDIIGEALDIHGMAGSRAERKKRIEELLDMVGLNHDHATRYPHEFSGGQRQRIGIARSLAVNPKFIVCDEPISALDVSIQAQVVNLLKELQDRLGLTYLFIAHDLSMVKHISDRVAVMYLGKMVELAESEELYANPLHPYTKSLLSAIPIPDPEVEVNKKRIHLHDELGSPIYGQNEETDQAETQLIEVSKGHFVAKAFA from the coding sequence TTGAGTAAAAACCTGATTGAGGTAGAAGGCTTGAAGAAGTATTTTAATGTAGGCAAAGGCAGAGTACTTAAGGCTGTTGATAATATTAGCTTCAGTATTCGTGAAGGTGAAACACTGGGTATGGTAGGCGAATCCGGTTGTGGTAAGACAACTGCAGGACGTACGGTTCTTCGCTTGTACGAACCCACTGCCGGAAGTGTGAAATATAATGGTGTCGACATATTCAAATTACCTACGGGTAAAATGAAGGCTATGCGTCGTGATATGCAAATGATTTTTCAGGATCCTTATGCTTCACTTAACCCGCGCTTTACAGTTCAAGATATCATCGGTGAAGCGCTAGACATTCACGGTATGGCGGGAAGCCGTGCGGAACGTAAGAAACGGATTGAGGAACTGCTTGATATGGTTGGACTTAACCATGATCATGCTACCCGCTATCCACATGAGTTCTCCGGTGGTCAACGCCAGCGTATCGGGATTGCCCGTTCGCTTGCAGTCAACCCTAAGTTCATCGTTTGTGATGAGCCGATTTCAGCGCTTGATGTATCCATTCAAGCACAGGTAGTTAACTTGCTGAAGGAATTGCAGGATCGTCTGGGGTTAACTTATCTGTTCATCGCACATGATTTGTCGATGGTTAAGCATATCAGTGATCGCGTAGCGGTTATGTATTTAGGTAAAATGGTTGAATTGGCTGAGAGTGAAGAGCTATATGCCAATCCTCTCCACCCTTACACCAAGTCGCTGCTATCTGCTATTCCGATTCCTGACCCGGAAGTGGAAGTTAACAAGAAGCGTATCCATTTGCATGATGAGCTTGGCAGTCCGATTTATGGACAGAATGAAGAGACGGATCAAGCAGAAACTCAACTGATCGAGGTTTCCAAAGGACACTTTGTAGCTAAGGCTTTTGCTTAA